A portion of the Rhinopithecus roxellana isolate Shanxi Qingling chromosome 21, ASM756505v1, whole genome shotgun sequence genome contains these proteins:
- the SIGLEC15 gene encoding sialic acid-binding Ig-like lectin 15, giving the protein MERSIRLLACLACVLPTGSFVRTKIDTTENLLNTEVHSSPAQRWSMQVPAEVSAAAGDAAVLSCTFTHPHRHYDGPLTAIWRAGEPYAGPQVFRCAAARGSELCQTALSLHGRFRLLGNPRRNDLSLRVERLALADDRRYFCRVEFAGDVHDRYESRHGVRLHVTAAPRIINISVLPGPAHAFRALCTAEGEPPPALAWSGPALGNGSAAVPSPGQGHGHLVTAELPALNHDGRYTCSAANSLGRSEASVYLFRFHGASGASTTVALLLGALGLKALLLLGVLAAGVARRRPEHLNTPDTPPRSQAQESNYENLSQMNPRSPPAAMCSP; this is encoded by the exons GCTCATTTGTGAGAACTAAAATAGATACTACGGAGAACTTACTCAACACAGAGGTGCACA GCTCGCCAGCGCAGCGCTGGTCCATGCAGGTGCCAGCCGAGGTGAGCGCGGCGGCAGGCGACGCAGCAGTGCTGTCCTGCACCTTCACTCACCCGCACCGCCACTACGACGGGCCGCTTACTGCCATCTGGCGCGCGGGCGAGCCCTACGCGGGCCCGCAGGTGTTCCGCTGCGCTGCGGCGCGAGGCAGCGAGCTCTGCCAGACGGCGCTGAGCCTGCACGGCCGCTTCCGGCTGCTGGGCAACCCGCGCCGCAACGACCTCTCGCTGCGCGTCGAGCGCCTCGCCCTGGCCGACGACCGCCGCTACTTCTGCCGCGTCGAGTTCGCCGGCGACGTCCATGACCGCTACGAGAGCCGCCACGGCGTCCGGCTGCACGTGACCG CCGCGCCGCGGATCATCAACATCTCAGTGCTGCCCGGCCCGGCGCACGCCTTCCGTGCGCTCTGCACTGCCGAAGGGGAGCCGCCGCCCGCCCTCGCCTGGTCCGGCCCGGCCCTGGGCAATGGCTCAGCCGCCGTGCCGAGCCCGGGTCAGGGTCACGGCCACCTGGTGACCGCCGAACTGCCTGCACTGAACCACGACGGCCGCTACACGTGTTCGGCAGCCAACAGCCTGGGCCGCTCCGAGGCCAGCGTCTACCTGTTCCGCTTCCATGGCGCCAGCGGGGCCTCGACGACGGTAGCCCTCCTGCTCGGCGCGCTCGGCCTCAAGGCGCTGCTGCTGCTCGGGGTCCTGGCCGCTGGCGTCGCCCGCCGCCGCCCAG AGCATCTGAACACCCCAGACACCCCACCACG GTCCCAGGCCCAGGAGTCCAATTATGAAAATTTGAGCCAGATGAATCCCCGGAGCCCACCGGCCGCCATGTGCTCACCGTGA